The genome window TGATCGGCCGCACCGGCCCCGCTGGCGAGTTGAAGACCGATCTGGATGTCAGCCTGTTCTTCCTGCGGGAAGCGGGCGTTGCCGTGATCGACGGCGGCTCCTACGGCCTGTCGCCGTACGTGCGCTTTTCGTTTGCCACGTCGACCGAGGTCATTGAACAAGGCATGGACCGTTTGGCCATCGCCGTCAAAGCCTTGATGGCGGATTAAGCCGTGGCCCAGCACAGAGAAAAATCCTCAGTGCCGCGGCCCCAGCACCGGCTTTCCTGGAATGATCCGGCGACTCGCGCGCTGGTCTATCAGGTGCTGGCGCTGGCCCTGGTCGGGGCCAGCATCTGGTTCCTGGTACACAACACGCTGCACAATCTGTCGATGCGCAACATCGCCACCGGTTTCGGCTTCCTGAACCGTGAAGCGGGCTTTGCCATTGGCGAATCCGTGATTGCCTATGGACCCGCCGACACCTACGGCCGGGCCATCGCCGTTGGCGTGTTGAACACGCTGCGGGTCGGCCTGATTGCGCTGGTTGCCGCTACCGTACTGGGCGTCCTCATCGGGGTGGGCAGGCTGTCCAAGAACTGGCTGGTCGCAAAGATCACCTCGGTGTATGTCGAGGTGATGCGCAACGTGCCGCTCTTGCTGCAATTGTTCTTCTGGTATGCGCTGATCACGGAAAACATGCCGGGTCCGCGCCAGGCGCACAACCCCTTGCCGGGCGTCTTCATATCCAACCGCGGATTGAAAGTACCGGGCCTGGAAGGCGCATCGCTAGACTGGATGCTGGCCGGCTTGGCGTTGGCCGTTGTTGCCATTCTGATTCTGGGCCACTGGGGCACAAAGCGTCAGGAAAGCACAGGTCGCGTGTTTCCGCTGGGCCGCGCGGCGATCGGCTTGCTGATTGTCCTGCCCGTTCTGGGCTGGGCCGCAAGCGGCGCGTCGCTGACCCTGGACATGCCGGAACTCAAGGGCTTTAACTTCGTTGGCGGATTGACCTTGTCGCCGGAATTCGTCGCCCTCTTCCTGGGGCTCACCGTCTATACGTCGGCGTTCATCGCCGAAGTGGTGCGCTCGGGCATACAGGCCGTGAACAACGGACAGTGGGAAGCCGCGGGATCGCTGGGCTTGCCGCGCCGCAAGGTGTTGCGCCTGGTTGTTCTGCCGCAGGCGCTGCGCGTGATCATTCCTCCGATGACAAGCCAGTACCTGAATCTGTTGAAAAACAGTTCGCTGGCAGTAGCCATTGGCTATCCGGATATTGTGTCGGTCGTCAACACCACACTGAACCAGACGGGCCAGGCCATCGAGGGCATTCTTATCATCATGGGCGCCTACCTGACGGTCAGCCTGTCGATATCGATATTCATGAACTGGTACAACAAGCGCATCGCGCTGGTGGAGCGTTGATATGAGCAGCACTACGCATATGCCCGCCGAAGCATTGCCGCCGCCCAGCACCCATGTGGGCGCATGGGCGTGGGTCAGGTCCCGCCTGTTTTCGTCGCCGTTGAACATCTTGATCACGGTGTTGTTGGCGTGGTTTTTGTTGATGTCGGTTCCGGCGCTGGTGGAATGGGCGTTCATCAAGGCCAACTTCACGGCGTCTAACGCACTCGAATGCCGGGCATCGGTGGGCGGCGCCTGCTGGGCCTTCATCGTTGAAAAGCATCGGCTGATCCTGTTTGGCACCTATCCTTTTGACGAGCAATGGCGTCCGCTGATTGCCACCCTGATCCTGGTCGCGGTGATCGTGTGCAGCGGCATGCGCCGCTTCTGGAACGGCAAGCTTGCCGTCATCTGGACCGTGGGCCTGACGGCTGTGGCGCTCTTGATGTGGGGCGGCGTGTTTGGCCTGACCTATGTGGAAAATTCGCGTTGGGGCGGCCTGCCGCTGACGCTTATTCTGTCCACGTTCGGCATCGCCTTCGCGTTCCCGATCGGCGTCCTGCTGGCTTTGGGCCGCCGGTCCAAGATGCCCGCCATCAAGGCGTTGTGCGTCGTGTACATCGAGCTGATCCGTGGCGTGCCGCTGATCAGCCTGCTGTTCATGTCGTCGGTCATGCTGCCCTTGTTCCTGCCGGAAGGCTTCACCATCGACAAGCTGCTACGCGCGCAGATCGCGATCATCATGTTTGCGGCGGCGTATATCGCTGAAACGGTGCGCGGCGGCTTGCAAGCGATCTCGAAGGGGCAATACGAAGGCGCGGATTCGCTGGGTCTGAACTACTGGCAGCAGATGCGCAAGATCATTCTGCCGCAGGCGTTGAAGATCGTGATTCCGCCTTTGGTGGGGATTTTCATCGCCCTCTTCAAAGACACGTCGCTGGTCGTGATCATCGGCATTTTCGATTTGACCTTGGCAGCCAAAGCGGCCTTGTCCGACGCAGCATGGCGGGGTTTCGGGGTAGAGGCTTATCTCTTTATCTCGTTGATCTACTTCGTCTTTTGCTTTTCCATGTCCAAATACAGCCAGGCGCTTGAAAAGCGGCTGGCCACCGGGCACGCGCGCTGAACCGAGCGCGTCATCCGGTAAACCTGAAGGAGACCAAGCATGTCGGATTCCATTATTCGATTGCAGGGCGTGAACAAGTGGTACGGCCAGTTCCACGTGTTGCGCAACATCAACCTGGACGTGGCGCCAGGCGAGCGCATCGTGGTGTGCGGACCGTCCGGTTCGGGCAAGTCCACGATGATCCGTTGCATCAATCGTCTGGAAGAGCATCAGCAAGGCCAGATCATTGTGGACGGCACTGAGCTCACCAACGACTTGAAGCACATCGAGACGATCCGCAAGGAAGTCGGGATGGTGTTCCAGCACTTCAACCTGTTCCCGCACCTGACCGTGCTGGAAAACCTGACGTTGGGCCCCATGTGGGTGCTGAAGAAGCCGCGTGCGGAAGCAGAAGCCACGGCGATGAAGTACCTGGAGCGCGTGCGTATTCCGGAACAGGCCAAGAAGTTTCCCGGCCAGTTGTCGGGCGGCCAGCAACAGCGGGTGGCGATTGCGCGGTCGTTGTGCATGAACCCCAAGGTCATGTTGTTTGACGAACCGACGTCCGCGCTGGACCCGGAAATGGTCAAGGAAGTGCTGGACGTGATGGTGACGCTGGCCCAGGAAAGCGGTATGACCATGATTTGCGTAACTCACGAAATGGGCTTCGCCCGCAAGGTTGCCAACCGCGTGATCTTCATGGACCGCGGCGAAATCATCGAACAGAACACGCCTGACGCGTTCTTCGATAACCCGCAGAACGAACGGACCAAACTGTTCTTGAGTCAGATCCTGCACTGATTTACCCAAACCGCCTTCATGGCGGTTTTTTTTTGGTTTGATGGTTTCGTTGCCGAAAAGAACCAGAACGCCAAGCCAGCAGGTGTATCCCCCTCAAACGCGCATTAGTGATTTGGATATTCCGCCAGTGGCACCCTGGCTGCCGATCACAAAACAGATATCAACAT of Achromobacter seleniivolatilans contains these proteins:
- a CDS encoding amino acid ABC transporter permease yields the protein MPRPQHRLSWNDPATRALVYQVLALALVGASIWFLVHNTLHNLSMRNIATGFGFLNREAGFAIGESVIAYGPADTYGRAIAVGVLNTLRVGLIALVAATVLGVLIGVGRLSKNWLVAKITSVYVEVMRNVPLLLQLFFWYALITENMPGPRQAHNPLPGVFISNRGLKVPGLEGASLDWMLAGLALAVVAILILGHWGTKRQESTGRVFPLGRAAIGLLIVLPVLGWAASGASLTLDMPELKGFNFVGGLTLSPEFVALFLGLTVYTSAFIAEVVRSGIQAVNNGQWEAAGSLGLPRRKVLRLVVLPQALRVIIPPMTSQYLNLLKNSSLAVAIGYPDIVSVVNTTLNQTGQAIEGILIIMGAYLTVSLSISIFMNWYNKRIALVER
- a CDS encoding amino acid ABC transporter permease codes for the protein MSSTTHMPAEALPPPSTHVGAWAWVRSRLFSSPLNILITVLLAWFLLMSVPALVEWAFIKANFTASNALECRASVGGACWAFIVEKHRLILFGTYPFDEQWRPLIATLILVAVIVCSGMRRFWNGKLAVIWTVGLTAVALLMWGGVFGLTYVENSRWGGLPLTLILSTFGIAFAFPIGVLLALGRRSKMPAIKALCVVYIELIRGVPLISLLFMSSVMLPLFLPEGFTIDKLLRAQIAIIMFAAAYIAETVRGGLQAISKGQYEGADSLGLNYWQQMRKIILPQALKIVIPPLVGIFIALFKDTSLVVIIGIFDLTLAAKAALSDAAWRGFGVEAYLFISLIYFVFCFSMSKYSQALEKRLATGHAR
- a CDS encoding amino acid ABC transporter ATP-binding protein, which translates into the protein MSDSIIRLQGVNKWYGQFHVLRNINLDVAPGERIVVCGPSGSGKSTMIRCINRLEEHQQGQIIVDGTELTNDLKHIETIRKEVGMVFQHFNLFPHLTVLENLTLGPMWVLKKPRAEAEATAMKYLERVRIPEQAKKFPGQLSGGQQQRVAIARSLCMNPKVMLFDEPTSALDPEMVKEVLDVMVTLAQESGMTMICVTHEMGFARKVANRVIFMDRGEIIEQNTPDAFFDNPQNERTKLFLSQILH